The Parashewanella spongiae genome has a window encoding:
- a CDS encoding Rho-binding antiterminator: protein MMTPYQPISCSLYDQIELACIKGKTIKIELLDGSEITAVPKTTETHSDKNEYLVLTNAEQEVSIRLDLIAMLHFCL from the coding sequence ATGATGACGCCATATCAACCTATTAGCTGCAGCCTTTATGATCAAATCGAACTCGCCTGCATAAAAGGGAAAACCATCAAAATTGAACTACTTGATGGCAGTGAGATCACCGCCGTACCGAAAACAACTGAAACCCACTCTGACAAAAACGAGTATTTAGTGCTGACAAATGCTGAACAAGAGGTAAGTATTCGACTGGATTTAATCGCAATGCTTCATTTCTGCCTCTAA
- a CDS encoding YSC84-related protein, protein MQSYYRITYLIVLIVTNLTISNAFASDSYSQAVDNFSHASETQRYLNNAYGYAIFPTVGKAGLGVGGAYGQGKVYQAGINTGDTTLTQLSIGFQIGGQAYSEIIFFKDKKAYDTFTRGNFEFNAQATAVAINLGANAQIGTTGNSVGAGQSGGKQASAGEYINGLAVFTVAKGGLMLEASLAGQSFSFNPR, encoded by the coding sequence ATGCAGTCGTATTATCGAATCACATATCTTATTGTCCTTATTGTTACTAACTTAACAATATCAAACGCTTTTGCATCGGACAGCTATTCACAAGCCGTAGATAATTTTTCTCACGCCTCTGAAACACAGCGATATTTGAATAATGCTTATGGTTACGCCATTTTTCCTACTGTCGGTAAAGCTGGGCTGGGAGTTGGTGGCGCCTATGGGCAAGGTAAAGTGTACCAAGCCGGAATAAACACTGGTGATACGACCTTAACACAATTATCAATAGGGTTTCAGATTGGTGGGCAAGCTTACAGTGAAATCATTTTCTTTAAAGATAAAAAAGCTTACGACACATTTACTCGTGGCAATTTCGAATTTAATGCACAAGCCACGGCCGTTGCGATTAATTTAGGCGCCAATGCTCAAATTGGTACAACAGGTAATTCTGTAGGGGCAGGACAATCGGGTGGTAAACAAGCCTCAGCGGGTGAATACATTAACGGCTTGGCCGTTTTCACGGTCGCGAAAGGTGGCTTGATGCTTGAAGCTTCGTTGGCCGGACAATCTTTCAGTTTTAACCCGAGATAA
- a CDS encoding DUF3630 family protein — translation MANPLLKFNLRHIQLDTESMNLQFQADIDFEQFDLFADVFIQSIDCRLIEKHWGADRHQWLINFEGCYISLNYEFYGDCCWLSVEQASDMETLRFLSGLIQNAIVEPLAETSPPDAESANE, via the coding sequence GTGGCCAATCCTTTACTCAAATTTAACCTTCGCCATATTCAACTCGACACAGAATCAATGAACCTTCAATTTCAAGCCGACATTGATTTTGAACAGTTCGACTTATTTGCTGATGTTTTCATTCAATCTATTGATTGTCGCTTAATAGAAAAACACTGGGGCGCAGATCGTCATCAATGGCTTATCAATTTCGAAGGTTGTTATATTTCACTCAACTATGAATTTTACGGTGACTGCTGCTGGCTGAGCGTCGAGCAAGCGTCTGATATGGAAACTTTACGCTTTTTGTCCGGTCTAATTCAAAATGCTATTGTTGAACCCTTGGCTGAAACATCGCCACCAGACGCGGAGAGTGCAAATGAATAA
- a CDS encoding serine/threonine protein kinase, whose product MNNDTLSVEGNYGNQHSDSIIQTPEINDVPSAGFHYQSLTPDSILDAIESIGIYPETGLLALNSYENRVYQFRSDDGKRYVVKFYRPERWSDKQIIEEHEFSYEIADAEVPLALPLTINGTTLHEHNGFKFSLFPSIGGRNFEVDNLEHLEIVGHFIGRLHQCSMRQDFDHRPMLTPKNMGDDAIAWLRDSGHIPQSLAEPFFTIVEHVLSEAKSIWMNIDCQHIRLHGDLHPGNILWTPDGPGFVDLDDARSGPAIQDLWMMLTGDRTQQTMQLEILLEAYEDFCEFDTQQLKLIEPLRALRMLYYNAWISRRWDDPAFPMHFPWFNTEKYWEQQILAFKEQLSALNEPPLTLIPY is encoded by the coding sequence ATGAATAATGACACATTATCTGTTGAAGGCAATTACGGCAATCAACACTCGGATAGCATCATCCAAACGCCTGAAATCAATGATGTGCCAAGTGCAGGCTTCCATTACCAATCTCTCACTCCCGATAGCATTCTTGATGCCATCGAAAGCATAGGTATTTATCCTGAAACAGGGCTATTGGCATTAAACAGTTATGAAAACCGCGTCTACCAATTTCGCAGTGATGATGGCAAACGCTATGTCGTAAAGTTCTACCGTCCCGAACGTTGGAGCGACAAGCAAATCATAGAAGAACATGAGTTTTCGTACGAAATCGCTGACGCTGAAGTGCCACTTGCTTTGCCACTCACCATCAATGGCACCACGTTACATGAACATAATGGGTTCAAATTTTCGTTATTCCCCTCTATTGGTGGGCGTAATTTTGAAGTCGACAATTTAGAACATTTGGAAATCGTTGGTCATTTTATCGGGCGCTTGCATCAATGTTCTATGCGTCAAGATTTTGATCACCGTCCCATGTTAACTCCTAAAAACATGGGTGATGATGCCATTGCTTGGTTAAGAGACTCTGGTCATATTCCTCAATCACTTGCCGAGCCATTTTTTACCATTGTTGAGCATGTTCTATCCGAAGCGAAAAGCATTTGGATGAATATTGATTGTCAACACATTCGACTACACGGTGACCTGCACCCCGGCAACATTTTATGGACGCCCGATGGTCCTGGATTTGTGGATCTCGATGACGCTCGCAGCGGCCCAGCAATCCAAGATCTATGGATGATGCTCACTGGCGATCGCACACAACAAACCATGCAATTAGAAATTCTGCTCGAAGCTTATGAAGACTTTTGCGAGTTTGATACTCAGCAATTAAAACTGATCGAACCTTTGAGAGCACTAAGAATGTTGTATTACAATGCATGGATCAGTCGACGTTGGGACGATCCAGCATTTCCAATGCATTTTCCATGGTTTAATACTGAAAAATATTGGGAACAACAAATTTTAGCCTTTAAAGAGCAGCTGTCGGCATTGAATGAACCACCATTAACCTTAATCCCTTACTGA
- a CDS encoding thiol:disulfide interchange protein DsbA/DsbL: protein MKKILFMAAALFLVPMLSQAAQYKEGVHYTVIHDGAETAKPEIKEYFSFLCGHCFNFYQTVLPKLKKGLPEGVTFKQSHVDFLGGKVGVELTKAFAVAYQLNISAKMEKAFFNAIHVQRKRLVSADDIRQVFISNGVDAKKYDAAASSFMVNAQAKKMGQDARKAKVTGVPDLVVNGKYRIEKGAIKSWDDYLAIAFYLAKK from the coding sequence ATGAAAAAGATATTATTCATGGCTGCGGCTTTATTTTTAGTCCCTATGCTCTCACAAGCAGCGCAGTATAAAGAAGGCGTCCATTACACCGTTATTCATGACGGGGCAGAAACTGCCAAGCCAGAAATCAAAGAATACTTTTCATTTCTTTGTGGTCATTGTTTTAACTTCTACCAAACCGTACTTCCAAAGCTTAAAAAAGGCTTACCAGAAGGCGTGACATTCAAACAATCACATGTTGACTTCCTTGGCGGTAAAGTGGGTGTCGAACTCACTAAAGCTTTTGCTGTGGCTTATCAGCTCAATATTTCAGCCAAAATGGAAAAAGCATTTTTCAATGCAATTCATGTACAACGTAAACGTTTAGTATCAGCAGATGATATTCGCCAAGTCTTTATTAGCAATGGTGTAGACGCGAAAAAATATGATGCCGCGGCGAGTTCATTTATGGTGAATGCACAGGCTAAAAAAATGGGCCAAGATGCACGAAAAGCTAAAGTAACGGGTGTACCCGATCTTGTCGTCAACGGTAAATACCGCATTGAAAAAGGCGCGATTAAATCGTGGGATGATTACCTAGCGATTGCGTTTTATTTAGCAAAAAAATAA
- a CDS encoding thiol:disulfide interchange protein DsbA/DsbL, with product MKRSLTAPLIIIILSLLPAMSHATEFKQGVHYQAIDNPSVTSTPTFTEYFSFFCAQCYRFSKTFAPVVRKKLPTNIKFRQVHVDGSQVTNELSKAYVLAERLHKDIEVETVLFDAIHQHKDRPKNIEDVLKLVTQSSLNDKSYAQVNSFTVNSAVAANRAEVKHFNITVIPTLIVNGKYQINYSSLKSEQQLIELVTYLVAK from the coding sequence ATGAAACGCTCATTGACAGCACCACTCATAATAATCATATTGTCATTACTTCCAGCAATGTCGCACGCTACTGAATTCAAGCAAGGCGTTCATTATCAAGCGATTGATAACCCATCAGTTACATCCACACCAACGTTTACTGAATACTTTTCATTTTTTTGTGCTCAGTGCTACCGATTTTCAAAAACGTTCGCACCTGTTGTCCGCAAGAAACTGCCTACAAACATCAAATTTAGACAAGTGCATGTTGACGGCTCTCAGGTCACGAATGAACTCAGTAAAGCCTATGTACTTGCAGAGCGGCTCCACAAAGACATTGAAGTTGAAACTGTTTTATTCGATGCAATTCATCAACACAAAGATCGTCCAAAGAATATCGAGGACGTTCTCAAATTAGTCACCCAATCAAGCCTTAATGATAAAAGCTACGCACAAGTTAATTCATTTACCGTTAATTCAGCCGTTGCCGCGAACCGAGCCGAAGTAAAGCACTTTAACATCACCGTCATCCCCACCCTCATCGTCAACGGCAAATACCAAATTAATTATTCATCGCTTAAATCAGAACAGCAACTGATTGAGTTAGTGACGTATTTAGTGGCTAAATAG
- the cysC gene encoding adenylyl-sulfate kinase, with translation MSNIGWHSHDVDREQRSALLNQTSRILWFTGLSGSGKSTLAGALEHKLHQNGKLTYLLDGDNIRHGLCHDLGFSETDRNENIRRITEVSKLMLDAGLIVLAAFVSPSRLQRQRVREQFPQAEFIEVHVSTPLEICEQRDPKGLYQKARAGEIKQFTGIDAPYEAPLNAELTIDTSSDPLDVQVNTLVEYLESLG, from the coding sequence ATGAGTAACATTGGCTGGCATTCTCATGATGTTGATCGCGAACAACGCAGCGCACTATTAAATCAAACGTCAAGAATACTTTGGTTTACAGGGCTTTCAGGCTCAGGAAAGTCGACACTTGCGGGGGCGCTGGAGCATAAATTACATCAAAATGGTAAACTCACTTATTTGCTTGATGGTGATAATATACGTCATGGCTTGTGCCATGATTTAGGATTTAGTGAAACAGACAGAAACGAAAACATACGCCGCATCACGGAAGTCAGTAAATTGATGCTCGATGCAGGATTGATTGTGTTAGCCGCGTTTGTATCGCCTTCAAGGCTCCAACGACAAAGGGTGCGAGAACAGTTTCCTCAAGCCGAATTTATTGAAGTGCATGTATCCACACCGCTTGAGATTTGCGAACAGCGGGATCCCAAAGGTTTATATCAAAAAGCCAGAGCAGGTGAAATTAAGCAATTTACGGGTATTGATGCACCGTATGAAGCGCCATTAAATGCAGAATTGACCATTGATACCAGCTCAGACCCACTTGATGTACAAGTGAATACTTTGGTTGAGTATCTAGAGTCATTAGGATAA
- the ltrA gene encoding group II intron reverse transcriptase/maturase produces the protein MANTPVNIRILQRKLYLRSKLNSELRFYSLYDKLSRLDILEEAYRRCKANKGGAGIDGITFSYLEQQKKVVALLKEIQTQLQQKNYRPSPVKRVEILKDNGKTRKLGIPIISDRIVQMAMTIVMQPVYEPHLHEHSYGYRPCRSAQQAVKVIEMSLKQGYQHVLDADLSAYFDTIPHAKLMAKVERRISDSSFLSLLKSFIKAPISIETVNGKWRIEASRCGTPQGGVISPLLANIYLNDFCLKIHEKTPCKIVTYADDFVVLHKQTYTQEQLDWITQQLSDEGLKLNQSKTHCVDMGKLMNEFDFLGFNFQRITGLIKGTSYIKIQASKKSQTKLKNKLRDIVKHRTSNTLGVLINKVNQVLRGWKHYFGGIGYPRGVFFRINGFVVNRFYRWHRRLSQRRSKYLSRGAYEKLRQAGLEYLPTTR, from the coding sequence ATGGCTAACACTCCAGTAAATATCAGAATATTACAGCGAAAACTTTACTTACGCTCAAAGCTTAACTCGGAGCTTCGATTTTACAGCTTGTACGATAAACTCAGTCGCCTAGATATACTCGAAGAAGCCTATCGACGATGCAAAGCCAATAAAGGCGGAGCAGGAATTGATGGCATCACATTCAGTTATCTAGAGCAGCAAAAGAAAGTCGTTGCGCTGTTAAAAGAAATTCAAACTCAATTACAACAGAAAAACTATCGACCTAGCCCAGTCAAACGAGTAGAAATACTCAAAGACAACGGCAAAACGCGGAAACTTGGGATCCCGATAATCAGTGACAGAATTGTGCAAATGGCGATGACAATAGTGATGCAACCCGTCTACGAACCTCATTTACATGAACACAGTTATGGTTATCGTCCATGTCGAAGCGCCCAGCAAGCGGTAAAAGTCATTGAAATGAGCCTAAAACAAGGCTACCAGCACGTACTCGATGCTGACTTGAGTGCCTATTTCGATACCATCCCGCACGCTAAGTTGATGGCAAAAGTAGAAAGGCGAATAAGCGACAGCAGCTTTCTGAGTTTACTGAAAAGCTTTATCAAAGCGCCCATCAGCATAGAGACGGTCAACGGGAAATGGCGAATAGAAGCAAGCCGATGTGGCACTCCGCAAGGCGGAGTTATCTCTCCACTACTGGCTAACATCTATCTCAACGATTTCTGTTTGAAAATACACGAAAAAACACCGTGTAAAATCGTTACCTATGCAGATGATTTTGTTGTACTTCATAAGCAAACCTACACACAAGAGCAACTGGACTGGATAACACAGCAATTAAGTGATGAAGGTCTGAAGCTAAATCAAAGTAAAACCCACTGTGTGGATATGGGAAAGCTGATGAATGAGTTTGATTTCCTCGGTTTTAACTTTCAACGGATCACAGGCCTCATCAAAGGCACCAGTTACATTAAGATACAGGCGTCTAAGAAGAGCCAAACAAAGCTGAAAAATAAACTCAGAGACATAGTGAAGCATCGAACCTCAAATACACTTGGCGTACTGATAAATAAGGTTAATCAAGTTCTGAGGGGATGGAAACACTATTTTGGTGGGATAGGTTATCCCAGAGGTGTATTTTTCAGAATAAATGGATTTGTAGTAAACCGGTTCTATCGCTGGCATCGTCGCTTAAGTCAACGTCGAAGCAAGTATCTATCACGAGGTGCTTACGAAAAATTACGCCAAGCTGGTCTTGAGTATTTACCCACGACAAGATGA